From a region of the Panicum virgatum strain AP13 chromosome 2K, P.virgatum_v5, whole genome shotgun sequence genome:
- the LOC120661941 gene encoding uncharacterized protein LOC120661941 isoform X3, which produces MAAGSVARIGAVGRRGIGAARRRFAATTGDAAPRRLAKAEEKVEEEWTSNQLWLKSQLTELSSSSSKELHSLRREVSRMEDELSAARAKYRSCRLS; this is translated from the coding sequence atgGCCGCAGGGTCCGTCGCCCGTATCGGCGCGGTTGGCCGCCGTGGGATCGGCGCCGCGCGTCGGCGGTTCGCCGCCACCACCGGAgacgccgcccctcgccggctCGCCAAGGCGGaggagaaggtggaggaggagtgGACGTCGAACCAGCTCTGGCTGAAGAGCCAGCTGACcgagctctcctcctcctcctccaaggAGCTCCACTCCCTCCGTCGAGAGGTCTCGAGGATGGAGGACGAGCTCTCTGCTGCACGGGCTAAGTACAG
- the LOC120661930 gene encoding leucine-rich repeat receptor-like serine/threonine-protein kinase At1g17230: MAMASASPVARFLLPAAVLFLAALGSAEAGAEEAAATLLEFKRALLDVDGRLSGWGGAGAGADPCGWAGIACSAAGEVTGVTLHGLNLHGGLSAAVCALPRLAVLNVSRNALAGPVPPGLAACAALEVLDLSTNALHGAVPPELCALRALRRLFLSENLLAGEIPAAIGNLTALEELQIYSNNLTGEIPTSIRALRRLRVIRAGLNDISGPIPVELTECASLEVLGLAQNNLAGELPRELARLKNLTTLILWQNALSGEVPPELGNCTNLQMLALNDNAFTGGVPRELAALPSLLKLYIYRNQLDGTIPPELGNLQSVLEIDLSENKLTGIIPGELGRIPTLQLLYLFENRLQGSIPPELGQLSSIRKIDLSINNLTGTIPMAFQNLNSLEYLELFDNQLQGTIPPLLGANSNLSVLDLSDNQLTGSIPPYLCKYQKLMFLSLGSNRLIGNIPPGLKACRTLTQFRLGGNMLTGSLPVELWQLQNLTSLEMNQNRFSGPIPPEIGKFRSIERLILSNNYFVGQIPAAIGNLTELVAFNISSNQLSGPIPRELAQCKKLQRLDLSRNSLTGAIPQEIGGLVNLELLKLSDNSLNGTIPSSFGGLSRLIELEMGGNRLSGQVPVELGELTALQIALNVSHNMLTGEIPTQLGNLHMLQYLYLDNNELEGQVPSSFSELSSLLECNLSYNNLVGPLPSTLLFEHLDSSNFLGNNGLCGIKGKACPGSSVSSYSSKEAAAQKKRFLREKIVSIVSIIIALVSLVLIAVVCWALRAKIPELVSSDELKTGFSGPHYCMKERVTYQELIKATEDFSESAVIGRGACGTVYKAVMPDGRRIAVKKLKSQGEGSNIDRSFRAEITTLGNVRHRNIVKLYGFCSHQDSNLILYEYMANGSLGELLHGSKDAYPLDWDTRYRIALGAAEGLRYLHSDCKPQVIHRDIKSNNILLDEMMEAHVGDFGLAKLIDISNSRTMSAVAGSYGYIAPEYAFTMKVTEKCDVYSFGVVLLELLTGQSPIQPLEKGGDLVNLVRRMMNKMTPNTEVFDSRLDLSSRRVVEEMTLVLKIAMFCTNESPFDRPSMREVISMLIDVRASSYDSFSSPASEEPIEEEDSSPKV, from the exons ATGGCAATGGCATCGGCGTCGCCCGTGGCGCGCTTCTTGCTCCCGGCGGCGGTCCTCTTCCTCGCCGCCCTTGGATcggcggaggcgggggccgaggaggcggcggcgacgctgctGGAGTTCAAGCGCGCGCTGCTCGACGTGGACGGGCGGCTCTCCGGgtggggcggcgcgggcgcgggcgccgacCCCTGCGGGTGGGCCGGCAttgcctgctccgccgccggagaGGTCACCGGCGTCACGCTCCACGGCCTCAACCTCCACGGCggcctctccgccgccgtctgCGCGCTCCCGCGCCTCGCCGTCCTCAACGTCTCCAGGAACGCGCTCGCGGGCCCCGTCCCGCCCGgcctcgccgcctgcgccgcgctCGAGGTCCTCGACCTCAGCACCAACGCGCTTCACGGCGCCGTCCCGCCGGAGCTCTGCGCGCTGCGGGCCCTCCGCCGCCTCTTCCTCAGCGAGaacctcctcgccggcgagaTCCCCGCCGCCATCGGCAACCTCACCGCGCTTGAGGAGCTCCAAATCTACAGCAACAACCTCACCGGGGAGATCCCGACATCCATCCGCGCGCTGCGCCGGCTCCGCGTCATCCGCGCCGGGCTCAACGACATCTCCGGCCCCATCCCCGTCGAGCTCACCGAGTGCGCCAGCCTCGAGGTGCTCGGCCTCGCGCAGAACAACCTCGCCGGGGAGCTGCCCAGGGAGCTCGCCCGCCTCAAGAACCTCACCACATTGATCCTCTGGCAGAACGCCCTCTCCGGCGAGGTCCCGCCGGAGCTCGGGAACTGCACCAACCTCCAGATGCTCGCCCTCAACGACAACGCCTTCACCGGCGGCGTGCCCAGGGAGCTCGCCGCGCTGCCGTCTCTCTTGAAGCTGTACATTTACCGGAACCAGCTCGACGGCACCATCCCACCGGAGCTGGGGAACCTGCAGAGTGTACTGGAGATTGACCTCTCGGAGAACAAGCTCACCGGCATCATCCCCGGCGAGCTTGGCCGGATACCCACGCTCCAGCTGCTCTACCTCTTCGAGAACCGCCTGCAAGGTAGCATCCCGCCGGAGCTCGGCCAGTTGAGCAGCATAAGAAAGATTGACTTGTCCATCAACAACCTCACCGGCACGATTCCGATGGCGTTTCAGAACCTGAACAGCTTGGAGTACTTGGAACTCTTCGATAACCAACTCCAGGGCACCATCCCTCCATTATTGGGAGCCAACAGTAACCTCTCAGTGCTCGACTTGTCCGACAACCAGCTGACCGGTAGCATCCCTCCTTACCTCTGCAAGTACCAGAAGCTCATGTTCTTGAGCCTCGGATCGAACCGCCTCATCGGCAACATCCCTCCAGGATTGAAGGCTTGCAGAACTCTGACACAGTTCCGGTTGGGGGGCAACATGCTTACAGGGAGCCTCCCGGTTGAGCTGTGGCAACTGCAGAACCTGACCTCGCTTGAAATGAACCAGAACCGGTTCTCTGGGCCAATACCGCCTGAGATTGGCAAGTTCAGGAGCATTGAGAGGCTCATTCTGTCCAACAATTACTTTGTTGGACAGATCCCTGCTGCCATTGGCAACCTGACAGAGCTTGTCGCCTTCAACATTTCATCAAACCAGCTCAGCGGACCAATTCCCCGAGAGCTAGCGCAGTGTAAAAAGCTTCAGAGGCTTGATCTCAGTAGAAACTCCCTCACTGGAGCGATTCCTCAGGAGATTGGTGGGCTGGTGAACCTGGAGCTGCTCAAGCTGTCTGACAACAGTCTGAATGGAACCATTCCGAGCAGTTTTGGAGGCCTTTCACGGCTCATAGAACTGGAGATGGGAGGCAACCGTCTGTCTGGTCAGGTCCCAGTTGAGCTTGGTGAGCTAACCGCCCTTCAGATCGCCCTAAATGTCAGTCACAACATGTTGACGGGTGAGATCCCCACGCAGCTAGGGAACTTGCACATGCTGCAGTACCTGTACTTGGACAACAATGAGCTTGAAGGTCAAGTTCCTTCCTCATTCAGTGAGCTTTCAAGCCTGTTGGAGTGCAACCTGTCTTACAACAATCTTGTTGGGCCGCTTCCCAGCACCCTGCTGTTCGAGCACTTGGACAGCAGCAACTTCCTTGGGAACAATGGCCTTTGTGGCATCAAAGGCAAAGCATGTCCAGGTTCATCAGTGTCATCCTATTCAagcaaggaagcagcagcaCAGAAGAAGCGCTTTCTCAGGGAGAAGATTGTCAGCATTGTCTCCATTATCATTGCTTTGGTTTCGTTGGTGCTGATTGCAGTTGTTTGCTGGGCCTTAAGAGCCAAGATACCAGAGCTTGTATCAAGTGATGAGCTCAAGACTGGGTTCTCCGGCCCTCACTACTGCATGAAGGAACGGGTGACCTATCAAGAGCTTATAAAAGCAACCGAGGACTTTTCAGAGAGTGCTGTGATTGGAAGGGGTGCCTGTGGCACAGTCTACAAGGCTGTCATGCCTGATGGCCGGAGAATTGCTGTGAAGAAGCTGAAGTCTCAAGGAGAAGGTTCCAACATCGACCGAAGCTTCCGAGCTGAGATAACCACACTTGGAAATGTCAGGCACCGCAATATTGTCAAGCTGTACGGCTTCTGCTCTCATCAGGACTCTAATCTTATCCTGTATGAGTACATGGCGAATGGTAGCCTTGGGGAGTTGCTTCATGGAAGCAAGGATGCCTATCCTCTGGACTGGGACACCCGATACCGGATCGCTCTTGGGGCTGCTGAAGGCCTGCGGTATCTTCACAGCGATTGCAAGCCACAGGTGATTCACCGTGATATCAAATCTAATAACATTCTGCTCGATGAGATGATGGAGGCTCATGTGGGGGACTTTGGCTTGGCCAAGCTTATTGACATTTCCAACTCCAGAACAATGTCTGCTGTTGCTGGTTCATATGGGTACATTGCACCAG AGTATGCCTTCACCATGAAGGTCACCGAGAAGTGTGATGTTTATAGTTTCGGGGTAGTTTTGTTGGAACTACTAACCGGACAATCTCCAATTCAGCCTCTCGAGAAAGGAGGAGATCTTGTGAATTTGGTGAGGCGGATGATGAATAAAATGACACCAAATACAGAAGTGTTTGACAGCAGATTGGACCTGAGCTCAAGGAGAGTTGTGGAAGAAATGACTCTGGTGCTTAAAATTGCAATGTTCTGTACCAACGAGTCACCATTTGATAGGCCCAGCATGAGAGAAGTCATATCCATGCTAATCGACGTTAGAGCGTCCTCATATGACTCATTTTCCTCGCCAGCATCGGAGGAACCTATAGAAGAGGAGGACTCCTCCCCAAAAGTTTAG